The following are encoded in a window of Carya illinoinensis cultivar Pawnee chromosome 15, C.illinoinensisPawnee_v1, whole genome shotgun sequence genomic DNA:
- the LOC122297450 gene encoding 40S ribosomal protein S11-like yields the protein MAEQTEKAFLKQPKVFLCSKKSGKGKRPGKGGNRFWKSVGLGFKTPREATEGTYIDKKCPFTGNVSIRGRILSGTCHSAKMMRTIIVRRNYLHFVKKYQRYEKRHSNIAAHISPCFRVKEGDYVTIGQCRPLSKTVRFNVLKVIPAGSSGGGKKAFTGI from the exons ATGGCTGAGCAG acCGAGAAGGCATTTCTTAAGCAACCGAAAGTGTTTTTATG CTCGAAGAAGTCTGGAAAGGGAAAGAGACCTGGTAAGGGCGGGAACCGTTTCTGGAAGAGCGTTGGTCTCGGTTTCAAGACTCCCAGAGAAGCTACTGAAG GAACCTACATTGATAAGAAATGCCCCTTCACTGGCAATGTTTCTATCAGAGGTCGTATCTTATCCGGTACTTGTCATAGTGCCAAGATGATGAGGACAATTATTGTTCGGAGGAATTATCTTCATTTCGTCAAGAAGTACCAAAG ATATGAAAAGAGGCACTCAAACATTGCTGCACACATATCCCCGTGCTTCCGTGTGAAGGAAGGAGATTATGTCACAATTGGCCAGTGCAG GCCATTGTCAAAGACAGTGAGATTTAATGTTTTAAAAGTCATTCCAGCTGGATCTTCTGGTGGTGGGAAGAAGGCTTTTACAGGAATTTGA